In one Leptospira fletcheri genomic region, the following are encoded:
- a CDS encoding cytochrome c oxidase subunit 3 family protein: MSTANHAGFHHAHHFESAEHQYQSSKQGIWLFLVTEILMFGGLFVAYSIYHSLYPQIFHAGSKQLSITLGAVNTVVLLFSSFTMALGINFVQRGLRLKAIIALAVTIVCALIFMVVKYFEYTHKFHVGTVPGKYAYTDETRSTTKVAALVKEAGQVSAEEREHTLHMDEEEYKHLRLLNDTHNWPLFFGFYFVMSGIHGLHVLAGACLIFWVLLKVLRNKVGPEYYTPVEGVGLFWHVVDLIWIYLFPLLYLVG, translated from the coding sequence ATGAGTACCGCTAATCACGCGGGTTTCCACCACGCTCATCACTTCGAGAGCGCGGAACACCAATACCAATCCTCCAAGCAGGGGATTTGGCTCTTTTTAGTAACTGAAATTCTGATGTTCGGCGGCTTGTTCGTCGCATATTCGATTTATCATTCGCTGTATCCCCAGATTTTCCATGCTGGAAGCAAACAGCTTTCTATCACTCTGGGTGCCGTTAACACGGTAGTGCTGTTGTTCAGTTCGTTTACGATGGCCTTGGGAATCAATTTCGTCCAGCGCGGACTGCGCCTAAAAGCGATCATTGCTCTTGCAGTAACGATCGTATGCGCGTTGATCTTCATGGTAGTGAAGTATTTCGAATACACACACAAATTTCATGTGGGTACGGTTCCCGGAAAATACGCTTACACGGACGAAACTCGTTCCACTACGAAAGTCGCCGCTCTCGTTAAAGAGGCCGGACAAGTTTCCGCTGAGGAACGCGAACACACTCTGCACATGGACGAGGAGGAATACAAACACCTTCGTTTGTTGAACGATACCCATAACTGGCCGTTGTTCTTCGGATTCTACTTCGTAATGAGCGGTATTCATGGTTTGCACGTTCTCGCAGGCGCTTGTCTGATTTTCTGGGTACTCCTGAAGGTACTTCGAAATAAGGTGGGACCGGAATATTACACACCTGTAGAAGGCGTAGGTCTGTTTTGGCACGTCGTCGACTTGATCTGGATTTACCTATTCCCGCTACTGTACCTCGTCGGGTAG
- a CDS encoding CarD family transcriptional regulator: protein MASKKKQSGYDHGVGDYVVYPIHGVGEITEIAKKVILGKKKECYVMEIQGSKMKVMIPVDKAKQVGIRPIIDKKDIKKVINLLKKDEIDTEEDWKIRYQNNLNKIKSGSIFEVADVCRNLFRRANGKELSIMERKLYESAYNLVKMEVALSKGVSQEEAGNLVSDVLASSFATGDKVAVAADEE from the coding sequence TTGGCTAGCAAAAAGAAACAATCTGGCTACGATCATGGCGTGGGAGACTACGTCGTATATCCGATCCACGGTGTTGGTGAAATTACCGAAATCGCTAAAAAAGTTATCCTGGGTAAGAAGAAAGAATGCTACGTCATGGAGATCCAGGGTAGCAAGATGAAAGTGATGATCCCCGTTGATAAGGCGAAGCAGGTCGGGATCCGGCCCATCATCGACAAGAAGGATATCAAGAAAGTCATCAATTTACTCAAGAAAGATGAGATCGATACGGAAGAGGATTGGAAAATCAGGTACCAAAACAACCTGAATAAGATTAAGTCTGGTTCGATTTTCGAAGTAGCGGATGTCTGTCGAAATTTATTTCGCAGAGCGAACGGTAAGGAACTTTCCATTATGGAACGCAAGTTGTACGAAAGCGCGTACAACCTAGTAAAAATGGAAGTGGCCCTAAGTAAGGGAGTTTCTCAAGAAGAAGCGGGAAACCTCGTATCCGACGTGTTGGCCAGCTCTTTCGCCACCGGCGATAAAGTAGCTGTGGCGGCCGACGAAGAATAA
- a CDS encoding PIN/TRAM domain-containing protein, with the protein MGYLYKGLTAILLSSLSFFVTQKQTQDWVLAGSLAGLVLVVSLVLLFGEAKLFPKFRADVLFCVGIGILLGFSLAWFLGTIVRFEELNLALYLILGLLGARIGKAFAKEPGLAIFGGGTGGPQGMDPFGVGVINKDEVRDKILDTSVVIDGRILDIADTHFIDGPLILPNFVLREIQLISDSSDPIKRARGRRGLEMLNKLQRKGSIEVKITYKDYSDTREVDAKLIKLARDTGGKIVTNDFNLNKVAELQGVKVLNLNTLANALKPVVLPGEELAIQVIKEGKDENQGIGYLEDGTMVVIENGGHLVGKEVKVTVTSIIQTAAGKMIFTKANSNGGGHDKNDRGERDNRNRGGDRNFDRDRGDRQERGQGQEKGEDRGNRAEKQDRGNEDRGNRRDYQDRNRNRNQGNQDRGDDFGNRKDFQDQQQQ; encoded by the coding sequence ATGGGTTACCTATACAAAGGCCTTACGGCTATCCTCCTTTCTTCTCTGTCGTTTTTTGTGACGCAGAAGCAGACCCAAGATTGGGTTCTTGCCGGTTCTCTTGCTGGACTGGTTCTCGTGGTTTCTCTCGTACTTTTATTTGGAGAAGCAAAATTATTTCCTAAGTTTCGTGCCGACGTACTTTTCTGCGTCGGAATCGGAATTCTCCTAGGGTTTTCTCTAGCTTGGTTTCTCGGAACCATCGTACGGTTCGAGGAATTGAATTTAGCGCTGTATCTGATTTTAGGATTATTGGGAGCGAGAATCGGAAAGGCTTTCGCAAAAGAACCTGGCCTTGCCATTTTTGGCGGTGGTACCGGCGGTCCGCAAGGAATGGATCCTTTCGGAGTGGGAGTAATCAATAAGGATGAAGTTCGCGATAAAATTCTAGATACTTCCGTAGTCATCGACGGTCGGATTTTGGATATTGCGGATACTCATTTTATCGACGGTCCGTTGATTCTGCCGAATTTCGTTTTACGTGAGATCCAATTGATCAGCGATTCTTCCGACCCTATCAAACGGGCTCGAGGAAGACGAGGATTAGAAATGCTGAATAAACTTCAGCGGAAAGGATCGATAGAAGTAAAAATTACCTACAAGGACTATTCAGATACCCGAGAAGTCGACGCGAAGTTGATCAAATTGGCTCGGGATACCGGTGGAAAAATTGTAACCAACGATTTCAATCTGAACAAAGTCGCCGAATTGCAAGGCGTAAAGGTCTTGAATCTGAATACGCTCGCTAACGCGCTTAAGCCTGTCGTTCTTCCGGGAGAAGAACTTGCGATCCAAGTCATCAAGGAAGGAAAGGACGAGAACCAAGGAATCGGTTATTTGGAAGACGGTACTATGGTGGTCATAGAAAACGGAGGCCACCTGGTCGGCAAAGAAGTCAAAGTAACCGTTACTTCCATCATCCAGACCGCCGCGGGAAAAATGATCTTTACCAAGGCGAACTCTAACGGTGGTGGTCATGATAAAAACGACCGTGGAGAAAGGGACAATCGCAACCGTGGGGGCGATAGAAATTTCGATCGGGATCGCGGAGATCGCCAGGAAAGAGGTCAAGGTCAGGAAAAAGGGGAAGATCGCGGGAATCGTGCCGAAAAACAGGATCGAGGAAACGAGGATCGTGGAAACCGGCGGGATTACCAGGACAGAAACCGGAACCGAAACCAAGGAAATCAGGACCGCGGGGACGATTTCGGAAATCGCAAGGATTTCCAAGACCAGCAACAGCAATAA
- the pckA gene encoding phosphoenolpyruvate carboxykinase (ATP) has product MQAQTQVKGLKELGIEPSEVFHNLSYDEIYEHEKNNGETVISSNGTMMVDTGIFTGRSPKDKYFVDEPSSNGNIWWSHINFKVSEQIFDELHAKCVNYLKGKKLYVFDGYAGANPETRMGLRVVSEKAWQHHFCTNMFLRPSKEELADLLPEFTIINACGVKNEKYKEHGLNSDVFVIFHLGKKLCIIGGTEYGGEMKKGIFSVMNYKLPLQGIVSMHCSANIGNKDGDTALFFGLSGTGKTTLSTDPHRKLIGDDEHGWDDNGIFNIEGGCYAKVINLDPKTEPEIYEAIKRDALLENVVYDEKTKAVDYTSAAKTENTRVSYPIYHIKNIQVPSKGDHPKVIIFLTYDAFGVLPPVSKLSIEQAMYHFLSGYTAKVAGTERGIKEPTATFSACFGAAFMTLHPTVYAKLLGEKMRKHKVRAYLMNTGLVGGPYGIGKRMNLPSTRKIIDEIMNGNIDKAEFVKHPVFQVEYPKTVEGVDSAILDPRAAWADKAAYDETSKKLANMFIENFKKYAEGSKDYDFTAFGPKLS; this is encoded by the coding sequence ATGCAGGCCCAGACGCAAGTGAAGGGACTGAAGGAGCTCGGTATCGAGCCCTCCGAAGTCTTCCATAACCTTTCCTACGACGAAATTTACGAGCACGAAAAGAATAACGGCGAAACCGTGATTTCTTCCAACGGCACGATGATGGTGGATACCGGGATTTTTACCGGACGTTCCCCCAAGGACAAATACTTCGTGGACGAACCCTCTTCCAACGGAAATATTTGGTGGTCCCACATCAACTTCAAAGTCTCCGAGCAGATTTTCGACGAATTGCATGCAAAATGCGTAAATTACCTAAAAGGTAAAAAACTCTACGTCTTTGACGGATATGCCGGCGCAAATCCGGAAACCCGCATGGGGCTTCGTGTGGTTTCCGAAAAAGCATGGCAACACCATTTCTGCACAAACATGTTCCTTCGCCCTTCCAAGGAAGAGCTGGCCGACCTGCTGCCGGAATTCACGATCATTAATGCCTGCGGAGTTAAAAATGAAAAATATAAGGAACACGGACTGAATTCCGACGTTTTCGTTATTTTTCACCTGGGTAAAAAACTCTGCATCATCGGCGGAACCGAATACGGCGGCGAGATGAAAAAAGGGATCTTCTCGGTAATGAATTATAAGTTACCGTTGCAAGGTATCGTCTCTATGCACTGCTCCGCGAATATCGGAAATAAGGACGGCGATACCGCTCTCTTCTTCGGCCTTTCCGGAACCGGAAAAACGACCCTTTCCACGGACCCGCATCGAAAACTAATCGGTGACGATGAACACGGTTGGGACGACAACGGAATCTTTAATATCGAAGGCGGTTGTTATGCGAAGGTGATCAATCTGGATCCCAAAACCGAACCTGAGATTTACGAAGCGATCAAACGTGACGCTCTGCTGGAAAATGTGGTCTACGACGAAAAGACAAAGGCAGTAGATTATACTTCCGCAGCAAAAACCGAAAACACACGCGTTTCCTATCCGATCTACCACATCAAAAACATCCAAGTTCCATCCAAAGGCGATCATCCTAAAGTGATCATCTTCTTGACTTACGATGCGTTCGGAGTTCTACCTCCCGTATCCAAGTTGTCTATCGAGCAAGCGATGTACCATTTCTTGTCCGGTTACACTGCTAAGGTTGCCGGAACGGAACGCGGAATCAAAGAACCGACTGCGACTTTCTCCGCTTGTTTCGGAGCCGCTTTCATGACCTTGCATCCTACCGTATATGCGAAGTTGTTGGGCGAGAAAATGCGTAAGCATAAAGTGCGGGCGTATCTGATGAACACAGGTTTGGTCGGCGGTCCTTACGGAATCGGCAAGAGAATGAATCTGCCTTCCACCCGTAAGATCATCGACGAGATCATGAACGGGAACATTGACAAAGCGGAATTTGTCAAACATCCGGTCTTTCAGGTCGAATATCCGAAAACAGTAGAAGGAGTGGACAGCGCGATTTTGGATCCTCGAGCCGCATGGGCCGACAAAGCCGCTTATGATGAAACCTCTAAGAAATTGGCGAATATGTTTATCGAAAACTTCAAAAAATATGCGGAAGGATCCAAGGATTACGATTTTACCGCGTTCGGACCGAAACTAAGCTAA
- a CDS encoding phasin-related domain-containing protein: MEKEIKEALNFAIGAAKTLREQADSILLKVEKEFKELSVKGAQDQGEVAVNLRKYIEDALRSVEGLAGQVNHKVEEVKKAATKKGSNGTGAGQQ; the protein is encoded by the coding sequence ATGGAAAAAGAAATTAAAGAAGCTCTCAATTTTGCAATAGGCGCGGCTAAGACGCTTCGGGAACAAGCGGACAGCATCCTTTTAAAAGTGGAAAAAGAATTCAAAGAACTCTCAGTGAAAGGGGCTCAGGACCAAGGGGAAGTGGCGGTCAATCTTCGGAAATACATCGAAGATGCATTACGTTCCGTAGAAGGACTGGCCGGACAAGTAAATCATAAAGTCGAAGAGGTCAAAAAGGCCGCGACGAAAAAAGGATCGAACGGCACAGGCGCAGGTCAGCAATAA
- a CDS encoding CHAT domain-containing protein, with protein MLNLIIDRVGAVNVFNILDSSGSGSESHLQSTMDEDLILEYIKEIENLVRVSVAIHQKSSGHPTLETDILHELKILGETFYDQFFPAAIQEKLRLTTEKYLHFNIDPKLGVIPWELLHDGTCFLSDKFFIGKTVRGEGHSGAFKEKEKLRMLIIADPTEDLEWAQKEGEQLFRVLSEKVPSSRLEIEFIGGKQVTKLKLLSLIKGKNIIHYSGHLYFSDDPLENGWLISEGKILKAREIKNSGFNTDMVFSNSCQSNKSTTRNLNSDLMNNFAGSFLMSGIKSFIGTNWEIADNQNTIDFTIQFYTNLFADKSVGESLFLAKEQARRNYDSSDLTWTNYSLHGQPNIRVTSDPTKGRTAHKIVNPSLIFKFYPTPIASSYYTFTERQKTESLSSYELMENLIVAFEEFSKVTGGILFSDHQNHALGKFIPNNPDDAFGIERWWDLIFQCLHDFRKLQITPVVTGLAEILFANRDTIQKMIQWIEFYSKGQIQPESADGYLITFQYYFENLLTELEELERISVFLVSTNSNNHLFFRGLKPESSLVAAPMIKQDFVGEQIEKYRGRVIVFHEERLQIFPLACNIIENPETKVLELAFPGFKSVSHGNLPHGGI; from the coding sequence ATGCTCAATCTTATCATAGACAGAGTCGGCGCAGTCAACGTATTCAACATACTCGACAGTTCGGGGAGCGGGTCCGAATCCCATTTGCAGTCCACAATGGACGAGGATCTGATCCTCGAATACATTAAGGAAATCGAAAACTTAGTCAGAGTGTCGGTGGCGATCCACCAAAAATCCTCCGGTCACCCTACCCTGGAAACGGACATTCTCCATGAGCTGAAAATCCTGGGAGAAACGTTTTACGATCAGTTTTTTCCGGCCGCTATCCAGGAAAAACTCCGGTTAACCACGGAAAAATACCTGCATTTCAATATAGATCCGAAATTGGGAGTGATTCCTTGGGAACTACTTCACGACGGAACCTGTTTTTTATCTGACAAATTCTTTATCGGGAAAACCGTTCGAGGCGAAGGACATAGCGGCGCTTTTAAGGAAAAGGAAAAACTGCGGATGCTGATCATCGCGGATCCTACCGAAGATCTGGAATGGGCGCAGAAGGAAGGAGAGCAGTTATTCAGAGTTTTGAGCGAAAAAGTTCCTTCTTCCCGCTTGGAAATAGAATTTATCGGGGGAAAACAGGTAACAAAACTGAAACTTCTTTCCTTGATTAAAGGAAAAAACATCATCCACTACTCCGGTCATTTGTATTTTTCGGATGATCCCCTCGAAAACGGTTGGTTGATTTCTGAAGGAAAGATTTTGAAAGCCCGAGAGATCAAAAACTCCGGTTTCAACACGGACATGGTTTTTTCGAATTCCTGCCAATCCAATAAAAGCACTACTCGCAATCTGAACTCGGATCTGATGAATAATTTCGCCGGCTCTTTTCTGATGTCTGGCATCAAAAGTTTTATCGGAACCAACTGGGAAATCGCGGATAACCAGAATACGATCGATTTTACCATCCAATTTTATACGAATCTATTCGCGGACAAAAGCGTTGGAGAGTCCCTGTTTCTAGCGAAAGAGCAAGCTCGACGGAATTACGACTCAAGCGATCTAACTTGGACGAATTATAGTCTTCATGGACAGCCGAATATACGCGTCACCTCCGATCCTACGAAAGGACGTACTGCGCATAAGATCGTCAATCCGTCCTTGATCTTCAAATTCTATCCTACACCGATAGCTTCCTCCTACTATACGTTCACCGAAAGACAAAAGACGGAGTCCTTATCTTCCTATGAGTTGATGGAAAACCTGATCGTGGCGTTCGAGGAATTCAGCAAGGTGACGGGAGGAATCCTATTCAGCGACCACCAGAACCATGCGCTCGGAAAATTCATCCCCAACAACCCGGACGACGCCTTCGGAATCGAACGTTGGTGGGACCTGATATTCCAATGCCTCCATGATTTCCGGAAATTGCAGATCACTCCTGTCGTTACGGGCCTTGCGGAAATCCTTTTTGCGAACCGCGATACGATCCAAAAAATGATCCAGTGGATCGAATTTTATTCCAAAGGACAGATCCAACCCGAATCTGCCGACGGTTATCTGATTACCTTTCAGTATTATTTTGAAAACCTTCTCACGGAGTTGGAGGAACTCGAAAGAATCAGCGTCTTTTTGGTATCTACAAATTCGAATAATCACCTTTTCTTCCGCGGATTAAAGCCCGAATCCTCATTGGTGGCCGCTCCTATGATCAAACAGGATTTCGTAGGAGAACAGATCGAAAAATATCGGGGAAGGGTCATCGTTTTCCACGAGGAGAGACTTCAGATTTTTCCCCTAGCCTGCAATATCATCGAAAACCCGGAGACCAAGGTTTTAGAGCTGGCATTCCCCGGATTCAAATCCGTTTCCCACGGAAATCTACCGCACGGCGGGATCTAA
- a CDS encoding sigma-70 family RNA polymerase sigma factor translates to MNLSKDKTLDIVTRCGDGDEEALKLFFEAYSEDIYNFPMKIFHLSEDDAGDFFLYAFERLKTGARFSSFKGKSSFRTWFYSVLRNMLIDWQRTKRELKMTNLGKINKEGKEYATIEDEPDQRPDLIEEAQELTRHFHQVLGEIGIEKRVIFKLSYIYYLNLDEEEIEFLGSKTKLSPEELKQKIMSLRTELSRREEENIRMEDKITSLYLNILELKEKQNATIKKAPILPQEIDKTSQALKKKYEQRKKLLEKRKKGHFLARTPYREVADLLGITEGNVSVTLLRLIEKIQKKLKFSELSE, encoded by the coding sequence ATGAATTTGTCAAAGGATAAAACCCTGGATATCGTTACCCGATGCGGAGACGGGGACGAGGAAGCGCTAAAACTGTTTTTTGAAGCCTACTCGGAAGACATCTACAATTTTCCGATGAAAATCTTTCATTTGAGCGAAGACGACGCAGGGGACTTCTTCCTATACGCCTTCGAACGTCTTAAAACCGGCGCAAGATTTTCCAGCTTCAAAGGGAAATCCAGTTTTCGGACATGGTTTTATTCCGTTCTTCGCAACATGCTCATCGATTGGCAAAGGACCAAACGCGAGCTGAAAATGACCAATTTGGGGAAGATCAATAAGGAAGGAAAAGAATACGCTACGATAGAAGACGAACCGGACCAACGACCGGACCTGATCGAAGAGGCGCAGGAACTTACCCGGCACTTCCATCAGGTATTGGGAGAAATCGGAATCGAGAAACGCGTAATATTCAAACTTTCGTATATCTATTACCTGAACTTGGACGAGGAAGAGATAGAATTCTTAGGATCCAAAACGAAACTTTCTCCGGAGGAACTGAAACAAAAAATTATGTCCCTCCGAACGGAACTTTCCCGTAGAGAGGAAGAAAACATTCGGATGGAAGATAAGATTACTTCTTTATATCTGAACATTTTAGAGCTGAAGGAAAAGCAGAACGCTACGATCAAGAAGGCGCCGATCCTTCCACAAGAAATCGATAAGACTTCCCAAGCCTTAAAAAAGAAATACGAACAACGCAAAAAACTCCTGGAAAAACGCAAAAAAGGTCATTTTTTAGCCAGAACACCTTACCGAGAAGTGGCGGACCTTTTAGGGATCACGGAAGGGAATGTCAGCGTTACTTTGTTGCGTTTGATCGAAAAAATACAAAAAAAACTCAAATTTTCGGAATTGTCCGAGTAA
- a CDS encoding M23 family metallopeptidase, giving the protein MRIIPTIGLILAAFHLSTFAENDKVINFLFPVKTEGIENKVSSVFGESRGDHFHNGMDISSNGEPVLAMGEGKILYSRFGEDDPFEDEFGTGNSIWLDHGKGIYTAYYHLKGGRINGFLEDRILGAGEKIGTTGNTGHSSGAHLHFLVLKDYGKIILDPMKFLPQVDDGTSPQIGNLLVHVGEKFTQINDGENINISQSFPVTVGIQDSGMKPGQRRGVAQIQTFLNGEPLKKAGFSLLNYDLGEWRNPEGFRFSELYYRDQYLLGNLDFRNGENTVRVLAWDFKGNLSEKSFTFYVTRIR; this is encoded by the coding sequence ATGAGAATCATCCCTACCATAGGTCTAATCTTGGCCGCGTTCCATCTAAGCACCTTTGCTGAAAACGATAAAGTAATAAATTTTCTATTCCCTGTGAAAACGGAGGGAATTGAAAACAAAGTCAGTTCGGTCTTCGGAGAATCTAGAGGGGACCATTTTCATAACGGGATGGATATTTCCTCTAATGGGGAGCCGGTTTTGGCGATGGGGGAAGGAAAAATCCTTTATTCGCGGTTCGGCGAGGATGATCCGTTCGAAGACGAATTCGGTACCGGAAATTCCATTTGGTTGGATCACGGAAAAGGAATATACACTGCCTATTATCACCTGAAAGGCGGCCGTATAAACGGATTTTTGGAGGATCGCATCCTCGGGGCCGGAGAAAAAATCGGAACAACGGGAAATACGGGGCATTCCAGCGGAGCTCACCTTCATTTTTTAGTCCTAAAGGATTACGGAAAAATCATTTTAGATCCGATGAAATTTCTTCCTCAGGTCGACGACGGTACGTCGCCTCAGATCGGAAACCTATTGGTTCACGTAGGGGAAAAATTCACGCAAATTAACGATGGGGAAAACATCAATATTTCCCAATCTTTTCCTGTAACCGTCGGTATTCAGGATTCAGGTATGAAACCCGGCCAGCGCAGGGGAGTTGCCCAGATCCAGACGTTTTTAAACGGGGAACCGTTAAAAAAGGCAGGTTTTTCCTTATTAAACTACGACCTAGGAGAATGGAGAAACCCGGAAGGATTCCGCTTTAGCGAGTTGTATTATCGGGACCAATATCTTCTCGGCAATTTGGATTTTCGGAACGGAGAGAATACCGTTCGGGTTTTGGCATGGGATTTTAAAGGAAACTTAAGCGAGAAGAGCTTTACCTTTTATGTGACGCGTATTAGATAA
- a CDS encoding START domain-containing protein, with translation MAGDWVYLKEENGVKIFKRATDSRFDAFKVSTLISRSLPEVRNVFLNIPGHTNWIANCKESRLLGGKVPDKFIHYYLIGAPWPVKDREMILETESFFDTQKRRVSILTRAVNDPNVPVKKDSYRITRSHIQWTLEEVSDNSTLVTYVNQTDPGGDVPSYLSNWSSAGAPTETILSLKRLLEK, from the coding sequence ATCGCGGGGGATTGGGTATATCTGAAGGAAGAAAACGGTGTGAAAATTTTTAAGAGAGCTACCGATTCCCGTTTTGACGCTTTTAAAGTCAGTACTCTAATTTCCCGTTCCTTACCCGAAGTTCGAAACGTTTTTTTGAACATTCCCGGCCATACGAATTGGATCGCGAATTGCAAAGAATCCCGTTTGCTAGGCGGAAAGGTTCCGGATAAATTCATTCATTATTATTTGATCGGAGCTCCTTGGCCGGTGAAAGACAGGGAAATGATTTTGGAAACGGAATCCTTTTTTGACACTCAGAAAAGACGCGTCAGTATTTTGACTCGGGCAGTAAACGATCCTAACGTTCCCGTGAAAAAGGACTCTTACAGAATCACTCGTTCCCATATACAGTGGACTTTAGAGGAAGTGTCGGATAATTCCACGTTAGTCACGTATGTCAACCAAACTGACCCGGGGGGAGACGTTCCCTCTTACTTATCCAATTGGTCTTCCGCCGGTGCACCGACGGAGACGATTCTGTCTTTAAAAAGACTTTTGGAAAAATGA